DNA from Centroberyx gerrardi isolate f3 chromosome 20, fCenGer3.hap1.cur.20231027, whole genome shotgun sequence:
CTTGTTACAAGAATAAACTTGCTTTTCCCAGTTAGAGAATTATAGGCCAATCTCCAAGCTACCTTTTTTATCCAAAATCCTAGAAAAAGTTGTTACAGACCAACTCCTGAAGTTGGTTGAGTGAGGGTCATAACATCTTTGACAAATTTCAATCCGGATTTCGCCACAAGCATAGTACTGAGACTGCATTACTAAGAGTGACCAATGACATTCTTATGCATGCAGACAAAGGTGAATATTCCATCCTTATTTTACTCGATTTAACTGCTGCCTTTGATACTATCCATTTTACTTGATAGGTTGCATAACTGGGTTTATAAGCAAGCCTTTTTATAGATCTCTATCCCTGTCGTATGTTTTTGTTCGTTTTATTTTGGTCTATTTCTCATTGTGCTGTGTTTTATATTGTAAttcattttgctttatttatttattcgtttatattttttttgtgtgtgaagcactttgtaactgtgtgttttaaaaagtgctatataaataaagccttacttacttacttactgaccagcaaaaacagataaaaggcaataaaacactaaaaaacTATGAAAAAATACTCATACTAACTACATACTAACGTGCCCTATAATTGCTTTCAAATTGTGCAGTTATTGTCACAGGCAAAGTCCATTATGTTGACAGAAACTCACAATTTCCATGTGTCTAGATCCCCAAGCATGGGATGATTACATAAGAGCATGCTCATTGTTTTGAGGAGTTCAAACTTCCGTCCAagttttccttcctccttctcaaAAAACACTACAGTGAACATTGCATTATGCAATCAAAAACAAGGGTCCAAAAAACTGTTACACTTTAGGTCACAGACCCTGTTTTAAAAGATTTTGTCCATGCCATCCCATCCATAGCTGCCTATGCAAGATTAAGGTGCATCATCCCATAGAAATCTTCATTTAACTACTCTAATACTGACTAAAAGAGCAAAACACTTGCATACCCAACAGCTATAATGAGTGGTAATTTAATTGCAGGGCTAGAAACTGTGGCATTGTCTGTTAGAGGTGACACATACACCGCTTGCTGAAGGACATTTAGTGTTAGACGCCCCCCTCCTTTCGTTTAAGCATTCCAGGTTTCTCCCTGGGATCCTGGAATACTCGGATGATGCCTTCAAGTGTTGTCAGAAATATCCATACTACTAGCTGAGCACATATGAACGACCAACCCAATAGGTAGGTGCCAACAATTGATGGCATGTAAAGGTAATGCAAGTTATTTTATTCTTAAATGTTAGCCTTCTGTGCAAATTATTAGTATTgttgtatgtttctattttcagtctttgtttagCAATGAGTTTCTGTGCATTTCAGTCTTTGGACAATTGTAAACatcaactagaaaggtgcattttctggagaaaatgcgtgtgattgctgagagtgcaaactgtggcactggtgcagtttagtgtgggtacagctcaccctttctgttggctgtctgctgtctgtgactggtctatcactctcctctttccctctttcttattctatggctgtatctatgtcacatatttctgtctgtgtgtgtgtgtgtgtgcgtgcgggtggatgtgtacataccagcagctgtatgtgtgtgtgtgtgtgtgtgtgtgtgtgtgtgtgtgtgtgcgcgtgtttttgaacatgactgtggatcgtctgttcaaactgaaacggcctAATGCCTAATGCAGTACGTTGCTCCTCTTCATTCTGACACTGCATTCAGTGccgcttgatttctaaaataaacaaatagcctCCAAATGCTACTTTTATTACATGATCCATTTTATTACCACTTTTGACAAAAAGCACTGCAGGGGCACGACGGTCTTAATTACAACTTTCGAACTGGGAAGTTTACGATTTttcgaggagcacttgaaggcaacaAAACACCAAATTGACGAAGCATCTAGATGGGCCTGTGAATTCTGAACACGTCGCCAACAAGCTCTCAGTTTCTAGCCTGCAATGATCCATTTTCAGAAACAGCTGTATACACAATACATAATATGACTATAGAGTGTGCTGCCAGTTCACTAACGTCACAACATCTTTCTTGCTAAAGCCTGTACCGACCCCGTCGTTGTTACATAATCCCACTCGGGCGAAGTTACAGTGAGTGTAGCATTTAGCATCCAGTCTAGGTGCAAAGTGGAAACAGGAAGAGACGATTAAGTAATAAAATTCGTTAAATGCCCGCGGGACTCGTTTAAAGGCGGCAAAGTCCAGTCTTGGCTGCTGTTCAGCGGTTCAGAGGCTGAATACATAGTGGGACTGTTTCATTAGGCGAGGCTAGTTTACATTATACTGCCAGATAAGTAACTACGATAAGGTTAGATAATTCAATGTTGAATTCTACATTTAAGTACATTGAATTGTATTGGTGCCTGATAATGCAGAGTAATATTTCGCTGACATTTGCAAtgcaaaacaatacaaaagcGTAACTTACTTTAGCGACACGGACTTCAGTTCCAGGAAGAGAGATGGGCAGGGTgcagtctgtgtatgtgtagcaGTCTGGAAGTGGGTGGGTCCTCAGCTTAGTTTCCGTCCTGCAGTTTAACCTTTGCTCAGTTTTGTCCAAAGTCAGGGGGACGGGGAGAGGCTTATGTTGATTCAGCGGGTCTGTCATGTCCGTGCACGAGCACGGGCTTTTTTATCACAACAAACTGTCTGAAATTGATAACTTGGCATTTGAAGTTCTTATTATGGCTAAAACTCATTAGGCTAGTAAATGTTTTCAGTGAAATGAGTGAGTTTATTCACTAGGCTAATACATTAGGCTATTTACTTATGCAGCCTTCACTGGTGTCGGAAATACCGCAGTTATGAACGATTGTTTCGTTCATAACTGCGGTAGTTCAAAGTGGTTAATAGAACTGGGAAAATTGAGTGTTTTTTCAACATTTGATGGTAGTGATGCATAATAGGCCTACAACAACAAATGGCTAACAAATGGTTTTTAACATCAGTTAGCTAGACTAcatgatgcacattttctcGTCTTCGTTCTGCGGCTACAAAGTGGCTCTGTGCGTCTTGATAAAATATAACAGCCACCGGATCACTACTTTTGTTCGAGTCCATTTTGTGATTATTTTCGACCAAAAGTAGGCTACTTGAACGCGCAACAAGTTGTATTTACAACTGGCGATCTAGAAAGTATGATCTTACGAGGAGCCCCTGAATGCAGCACACCCATCGTGGGGGAAATCACTGCACCGCTCTACATTCactttgtgtgactgaatgcaCATCATCGTCATTAttgcccaaattaaacatgcctaaaagctgttgtgtggtgggcttcacagccaacaaacttaaaaaccacgaattacagtttttttgtgCTCCCGAGCAAAACAAGGAGCTgttaagaagaaaaatgtggatccaGGCTGTAAGGAGAGGGTAAGGAGACTGACTCATGGTTGGTAGAAGACTGCGATAACGTGAGCCGCCGAGTGCGAAACCATGGTCAAGCCAGCCGCCGTCTGAATTTCGTTGCGCATAAAGTAGTGTAATTACGGTAAGGACGGCCTCTGAGCGAGGCGAAGGTCCTGAAAGATACATATACGCGTTTTCTTTCATGTTCTTTCTGTGTTCTTTTATGAACATAATGCTGACATCGTTTTGCATTGTACTTTTTTGTACACTTCCAATACACTACACTTTATGGTGTCTTATTAATCTGTGATCAAATCTTACGAGAAAACAAAGCCAATCCATTCACATGATTGGCTTAGCATCATCTTTGTCAATCATTTGATTGGATAAGAGCACATTAATATATTGTGGTTGGATGATGGATAACAGGGTGTTCAAGCTGTGGAAACTACTTGTATAGCAGTTTTCTAAATGGTACGATTTCACAATGCTATGAGAATTATTATATCTGTAAATGATAAAATTTACAAGTAATGTGACACGACCAAGTACGCTTAACGTAGGTTTGCACTTGGTCAGCTTCCTTCTGTCAACTCAGTTTCAAGTGTGACATCCGCAATTTTTTTAGTAGCTTAGTTAATATTTGTTGTGGTTGCTAACTCCTAATCTCCTCTTCTATCACTTCAtgaaattttgaaatatttttcttaaaatcttTGAAGAATCTCAATTCAAATTAACCTCCAAGACGAAAAAaagcacacatacatttatCTGAACTTTGACCTTTCACCAAACAAATTCCTCAATAGGTTAGTTCACCACTGTCATGGCATCCGCTTCCTAATGTCTTATTCTATCACTGGTACAAATTTGGTTACATTTTACTGCACCAACCAAGGAGGTTCCTACTTCGAAATCTGTATGACGCGCTCAGCGAAATCTTAACAGATACGGACAGCCTGACAAGGTTTTCTGTCAAAGAATTATTTCAGCACACTGCCTCTactgaaaaaatgaacttaattgGCCTCCATCAACGTCCCTTTTCAATAAAGCTGGATAAATGATCCCACGCAgtaactagtagtagtagcagtaactaaccctgaagtgaaatacttcgacatttaccactacttaatttaatcaccaggtaagataataagttgactgaataatttcacttcatatttaaaaatTGGAACtacagctatgcttttcagactatATGCGCGACGCTGACGTGACATTGGTtattaaagtggattgttgctaAATGAACTATcttatgttagctaacaagtcagtgagattCCTCATTACTTTGCACCCTGGACTGACAGTCAGTACAGAGCAAACTATCTCAgacccacacatgaacacaactcaTCTGTATAGAGAGGAACTGCCTCAGTAATGTTCGCTGTAGCAGCCTAATGTTAGGACAGCATGGcagcttttaaacacattttaacattcagGTTATCTTACAAGAATATAACTAGATAATTACTGGTAACTTACTGACCAGTGACAAAATACTGGCCACATTATAAGTGTACGTAGTCTCAGTCAGGGTCCCAAAGTGTCCCCCTCTTCTGCCATGTACCACTGTCAGCGCCTCTCTCCCCATTTTTCTTCTCAACGGCTCCCTTGTTTTGCTCGGGAGcccaaaaaactgtaattcacggtttttaagtttgttggctgtgaagtccaccacacaacagcttttaggcatgtttaatttggggaataatgacaatgatgtgCATTCAGTCTCACAAGGTGAATGGAGAGCGGTGCAGCGGTTTCCCCCacgatgggcgtggcctattttatgcactgtctctattgagatatctatctctgtctctggtcCACCTGTAGACCCGCAGGAACATGTGGGACTCGTCTGATTAGTAAAACCACTCTCCTGAATAGTCGAAACATGATTACATTTGTCTCTCCAGCTCTATTTTAGATGGGTAAAACAAGTCTTCACATTATAAACCATCTCCCCTGCAGAGTAATTCAGTATTTTGTCAAAATAATATAACAGCCTATCTTAGGGTTAGGCTACTTCAAAGTAGTAGTGTTATGTAGCCTAGTGTTATAGTAACAATGACTGTCCAATGAAATATGAGAACTATGTCCAACTGTGAATTTTATCAGTATTGACCAtaaacactagatggcagcaagCTACTGTTCCTCTAGTCAAGATGTGTAGGCTATGGCAGGACATGTTATTTACCGGCCTTGTAATCAGTTTACCGTTACATCCTTGTTACAGTAAGATATTCTTATAGTGACATTTAGACGCTTCAGAGCTGCAGGCCAAGCTCTATCCCATTATGAAACAACCCTCAATAACTTTCCCCTCAACCCTCAAATTGTTACACATTAGTAACTTCATAGTGATGCAACTGTGTTAAAATACAACATTACTGTCTAAATTATTTATGCActtaaaattatttatttttgacaaaAAGAATGTTGAGGATTATGGTTAGGTAATCAGTAAGTAAGTCGATTTCTATCATACTTTTCTATGCCTATATGTTCCCGCAAAATCCATGGAGGTATAGGGTTAACTTAAAATTTGTTAGAAAATGAGATAAGATTTGAGTAGGCGGTATTATAGCAAGATTGAtacacagtttaaaaaaagaaaagaaaaaaaaaacttgagaGGTAATGTAATGAAGTGCACACAAACTCATGTCGGACCTCCTATTTCGGAGTGACGCAACCAGGACTCCTGCACGGAGCGCTGCAGCTCAGAGCGCACAGGTTCTGGACTGGCACAAACTTTCTCGCTCTGTCATGCTTTCACCGCGGTCCCCCAGTGACCACACTCCAGGAACGGGGGTCCCCTAGGGCTCCTCTGGCGAATGCAAGAATCCAATCCACAGAGCCGAAGAAGTGGGATGGTTTGAGAAGACTCTTGGGTGATTTAGAAAATCCGGCGGTTCTGACGGTGCTGTTCCAAAAGGCGCAttcttccaaaaaaaacaaaaaacaatatgatGTCTGCCATAGACGCGGGTACCCCGGTGTACCAACCGGCGCAGCTGCTGAACTGGGTCTACATGTCTTTGCAAGACACTCAGACCAACACGTTCGATGCGTTCAGACCCGAGTCGGAGTCTTCTCCTCAGGACCTAAACAACGCCAAGCGCAGCGCAGCTGATCTGAGCTCCGCGCTCAGCTCCAACTATCTCAACAACTTCTTACATCTGAGGAGTGAGGTAGAGTTCATGTGCTGTTACTGTCATGTCGATTTGTATCATATTCATCTATTAGGCTACACTTTGCACGGCTGTTTTGCAGTTCACAAAGTTCCCATGCTTTATTGGAAAACTGTTCTGTTCAAGATCATTCACCTGATGCATTATTGTGGTCTGATGACTGGTGTGACTTTTCTGCTGTATGTCAAAACCTTTTCTAAGAAGCCTGCTCCGTGAATATTATACTCTCACATATTTCACTCCAGGTTATTTTTGTTGCCCATACAGTAAACCTCACCTGCATACCTCCATTGGGTAGCACTGTGGTGAGTGGGTAGTACATGAATATGCGTTTTGTACGCTGGTatagtgcctgtgtgtgttcagactgttCTGGTGTCAGTGCGCAGCTCGAGGAGGTATGGCAGGTTGAGAAAGGCCTCTCACAAGGTTTTCAGAGAGTTGAATGTGAGAGTTCACCCAGGTCGGCCTCCCCTCGGTCAGAGGAGTGTGCGGTGTTCACTCAGTGGGGCCTGGTGCTGCTCAATTTAATTACCGTCCCGCTGAGGAAAAGACTGAAAAATACATTATGAGTGGAATAGAAATGCAGCATTAAAAACCGGTAAGGCTTTCTAGAACATAATGCTATTAAACTCACCAAAACTTCAAAAACTTCACTGATTACTTTCCCTTTACTTATCACTTTTGGCACCAAAACTTCACCAAAAACTTTCAAAATGAAACTATCTCTGCTACACAGCTGTAGGTGTTTTGTAAGTGCATCAAGCAGGGAGTAGTCCGGTCCCACGTGTGTCTAACTGTTTCAGCAGTGGATGTTTATCCCTCCAGGGCGACACACACATGGCGTGGATGTGTAGCAGATTGAAGTCTTGGGCAAAACATCACCCGCTGCAATGGACATCACTGTGCGTCCGAACACAATTGCCTTTCTGTGCGATGCCTTTAGAGTAAACAGCCACTGTCTGCAAGCCTGTTCTTCACACTTGCTGTGCGGTACCATAGCACCCATCTCCTCCACAGGCACAATGATGCTGATTGTGCGGCCCTGATAGGAGCGGTCGGAATAATGCGCGACAAAGGCATTTTGTTCTGTCAAGGAAATGGACACTATTAGCTCACAGAGTAAATGCAGCACATCTGCAGAAATGGAATAATGTCTACTAACTGTCCTCTGTTGTATGGAGCAGAGAGACTGGCAAACAGGAGAATCAATCAGTGTGATGGACTGAACCACTGATAGGGAAATGCTGTCCCATCCTCCCATAGTTACACAAAGGgatataatgacatttttatgtgtttttgtgtgaaatgtgtcCAAAGCTCCCAATGTTTCGATCCCTACATTCACACGGTGCCGTTTTCTCTGTTATGTTTCCGTTCGACAGGCCTTGAACAACAACTTCTACAAGAGCTCCTCGCCATACGGGTCCCTCAACAACATCGTGGAGGGCCTCAGCTCTCTGACGGACCATTTCTCCGAGCTCTCCCTGTCCGCGGAGACACGCAAGCCCAGCAAGAGGCCGCCACCCAACTACCTGTGCCATCTCTGCTTCAACAAAGGACACTACATCAAAGACTGCCCTCAGGTGAGCGCCGCATGGTATGGCCTCTGATGCTTTACATCGGCCTCCTGGCAAAAGTACAGTCAGGTgcaggtccacacacacacatgcacacacacacgtgcagtgGCCCTAAATTGAAACAGGTGTGTAGTGGAACATATGAGCTGTGTATCAAATTCATCAAAATGTTTCCAAGAACAAATGAGGTGCTGTGTGATGAAATGATTTAAAGAGAAAATTGGTTAAGTGAATATGCTGACACTGTTTAGGCACTTGTGGATTTACTGGAAAGAGATTTCATAACTATTTCTGATAAAATCTACAACGTCCACCGTTTATCGCCGCACTTTATTAGTCATCACAACTTTATTAAGTCAGTTTTATGTTCATACTctttttttcaatatgaaatagATTCCACAGCATATATTTTATGCACATATTTGAGTTGGTTGTACCACCACAGGTTGGTAATGAGCAGCAGATGCTAGATTGGATCTGTAAGCCAGCCTTAATGAAAGACGATAGGTTTTTCTGTGGAGTTAAGCAAGAGCTCCACTCAGAATGGGAAAGAAATATTACCACAAC
Protein-coding regions in this window:
- the LOC139918507 gene encoding zinc finger CCHC domain-containing protein 24-like; this encodes MMSAIDAGTPVYQPAQLLNWVYMSLQDTQTNTFDAFRPESESSPQDLNNAKRSAADLSSALSSNYLNNFLHLRSEALNNNFYKSSSPYGSLNNIVEGLSSLTDHFSELSLSAETRKPSKRPPPNYLCHLCFNKGHYIKDCPQARPKGEGLTPYQGKKRCFGEYKCPKCKRKWMSGNSWANMGQECIKCHINVYPHKQRPLEKPDGLDVSDQSKEHPQHLCEKCKVLGYYCRRVQ